The region GAACATAAATCATTTATTTCTTCATAAGCTTTATGGAAGTTGCCAAGTGTTTTGCCTAGATTATCGGTAATTATCTCTTGAGCTTTGAGTTCATAAGTTTCAACTTCATATTTTTCTAAAACATATTTGGCAAGTTCATAAGATAATGTTGTCTTTCCAGTTCCTGTTTCACCATGGAAAATATTAATACTTCGAATATCAAGCTCTTCAAACAAGAGTTTTAACTCATTATCTTGATTATGGACTAAATCAATAATCTTTTTGCAATTATTAAATATCTCATCATGGCCAAACAAGTTGGATCTATTGCTAATTAATTGTTCATCAAGTCTCTTTAAAAAACTCATTTTTTGTGCTTCCTCATCTAACCTAACTATTTATTGAATATACATTATATAAATAAAGTACTTAAATCTACTTATTTATTATATATTTATAACAGAGTCCATTTTAAGGATTTTTATAAAAAAAGATTACAAAACATAATAATTTTTACGTATGTTTTATACAGATATTTAAAACTTTAATATACACAATATATGTTAAAAGTGAAAAATTTAACTTTAAATAACATTTTTATAATTTAGGAGATATTATGGGTAAAAAACTACTTGATATAATAAGTGACAAGTTTTAAATATTCACTTTTTTGCCTGCAAGCAGGATTATATATTGAAAAAAGTAAAACCTATGCTTGCACTCTCTTTGAGAAAACTAAAAATATGCTCCTAGCATATTTGTTATGCTCATACAGTTACAAAACTTTTTCGAAACTATAAATAAATACTCGGCTTCTCAAATGTGGGAAAGTGGGATAATGACCTTTGTATTTTTTAGTACCATTTTATTTTAGTTGGTGTGATATTTAATCACTTTACTTTCCTCAAACATTATCAGGCAATTCCAAAAATAAATTGAAAACTTTCGGCTTTAATAATGGCTGGTATTATATAGAGCTTAATTTTATAATAGAATACATATCATCTTAATCCTAAATCTTTTTTATCTAAAAGTAATGTAGGTATAATATAAAAAGCTAAAAGATGAAATGAACTAACAATATTCTGTATTCTAGTAAGTTCATAAAACTCTTCTTTTGTTATATGTGTAATAATAGAATGATTTCTTAAAATATATTGTCCATTTTCAATAGTCGGCACCCCATTCGCACTATTTATAAACCCTAATAAAAAAGAAAAGAAAGAAACCATTAAAGTTATTAATGTTATGACAATTAATAATCTTGGTTTACTATTAAAAAATTTAATCACATCAAATGAGTATGAATCTAGCTTATTTATATTCCTGTACTTATTTTGCAGATAAATAATTAAAATAAACCAAATAGGGAAAATTAAAAATTCAATAATTGATAAAATCATTTTAAAATATGAATCATCAAAATTCATAAAGTAATATCCAATAGAAATCAAAGTAAAAAAATAACATATAATTGAAATATATAAAGTATTCTTTCTTGTTTTTTCAGATATTTTAATCATATTAAGTTATTTAACTCCTATTTTTAAAATAATATCTAAAAAAATTATAATCTTTAATAAAAGTTTTTGTCGGAAGTTTGGTGTAGATTTTGCCGAAGTCTAGCGAAGGTGTACTAGAAGTACATCGAAGCTAGAATTCGGTGAAAGATGCGCCGAAATTACGGCAAAAAAATTATTCCCACTCTATTGTTGCTGGTGGCTAAAAGTACTTCTAACCTAAATCTAGTGCAAGATGAATAAAAGCTATCGCTTTTATTCCCATTCTATTGTTGCTGGTGGTTTTGAGCTGATATCATAAACCACTCTATTAATCCCATCAACTTCGTTGATGATTCTTCTAGAGATAGTTTCTAATACATCATGAGGGATATGTGCAAATGTTGCAGTCATACCATCTGTTGCTTCAACTATTCTAACACATACTGTGTTATCATAAGTTCTGTTATCACCCATAACACCTACTGATTTTACATTTAGTAGTACTGTAAATGCTTGCCAAGTTTTATCATATAATCCAGTTGCATGTAAAACATCTAGCATGATAACATCAGCTTTTCTAAGTAATTCTAAATCTGGTTTATTTACATCTCCCATAACTCTGATAGCAAGTCCTGGTCCAGGGAAAGGATGTCTTCCAATCATATCTTTTGGAAGTCCTAATTCAAGTCCTAAAAGTCTAACTTCATCTTTGAAGATTTCTCTTAAAGGCTCGATTAGTTCAAATGTCATCCAATCAGGTAGTCCACCAACATTGTGGTGAGATTTGATTGTTTTTGATGGTCCCTTTACAGATACTGATTCAATAACATCTGTATAAAGTGTACCTTGAGCTAAGAACTCAATTCCATCGTGTTTTTTTGCTTCTTCGTCAAATACTTCAATAAAAGTTTCTCCGATGATTTTTCTTTTTCTCTCAGGGTCAGTAACACCTTCAAGTCTTGAAAGGAAAGTTTCACTTGCATCACAAGTGATAAGGTTTACACCTCTACTTTTGAACATAGCTTCAACTTGTTCTCTTTCGTTTGTTCTAAGTAGTCCGTTGTCAACAAATACTGGGATAAGTTGGTCACCAATAGCTTCTGCTAAAAGTGTAGCAACTACAGAAGAATCAACTCCTCCTGATACACCACAAAGAACTTTTTTATTTCCAACTTGATCTTGGATTTTTTTGATTTGTTCTTTAGCAAAAGAACCCATATTCCAAGTTGATTCACAACCACAAATATATTTTGCGAAGTTTTTAAGGATTTTGCTCCCTTGCTCTGAATGGTAAACTTCTGGGTGGAATTGGAAAGCATAAATTAGTCTATCCATATTTGCAATTGCTGCAAAAGGAGAGTTTTCACTTGTTCCAATAACTTCAAAACCATCAGCTAATTTGTCAACTTTATCCCCATGAGACATCCATACAGTTTGACCATCTGTAGTGTCTTTGAAAATATCGCTTTCTTTTTCAAATGTAAGTTTTGCTTTTCCATATTCGTGATGATCTGCAGGAATAACAGACCCACCAAAATATTGAGAAATAAGTTGCATAC is a window of Halarcobacter sp. DNA encoding:
- a CDS encoding AAA family ATPase; the encoded protein is MSFLKRLDEQLISNRSNLFGHDEIFNNCKKIIDLVHNQDNELKLLFEELDIRSINIFHGETGTGKTTLSYELAKYVLEKYEVETYELKAQEIITDNLGKTLGNFHKAYEEINDLCSKDKGIVLLLMSLTDF
- the guaA gene encoding glutamine-hydrolyzing GMP synthase is translated as MKHVPIVVLDFGSQYTQIIARKLREAGVYSEIVPFSESIEDIKARTPKGIILSGGPASVYAKDAYHPDKEIFDLGLPILGICYGMQLISQYFGGSVIPADHHEYGKAKLTFEKESDIFKDTTDGQTVWMSHGDKVDKLADGFEVIGTSENSPFAAIANMDRLIYAFQFHPEVYHSEQGSKILKNFAKYICGCESTWNMGSFAKEQIKKIQDQVGNKKVLCGVSGGVDSSVVATLLAEAIGDQLIPVFVDNGLLRTNEREQVEAMFKSRGVNLITCDASETFLSRLEGVTDPERKRKIIGETFIEVFDEEAKKHDGIEFLAQGTLYTDVIESVSVKGPSKTIKSHHNVGGLPDWMTFELIEPLREIFKDEVRLLGLELGLPKDMIGRHPFPGPGLAIRVMGDVNKPDLELLRKADVIMLDVLHATGLYDKTWQAFTVLLNVKSVGVMGDNRTYDNTVCVRIVEATDGMTATFAHIPHDVLETISRRIINEVDGINRVVYDISSKPPATIEWE